From one Anticarsia gemmatalis isolate Benzon Research Colony breed Stoneville strain chromosome 20, ilAntGemm2 primary, whole genome shotgun sequence genomic stretch:
- the LOC142981792 gene encoding L-asparaginase-like, which yields MVQTKRVLVLYTGGTFGMLKNEKGVLVPQKDVENRVLRKLPQLHDIDYWKTHLAGTDLKDYLVIPDGKDTELKVLYKIYEYEELKDSSDFTMDDWIRQARDIKKFYHDYDGFVVLHGTDTTAYGASILSFMLESVGKTVVLTGAQVPIFQPRSDGNNNLLCAVLIAATQRIPEVTVFFGARLFRGCRVKKVSNTRIYAFDSPNFPALLEAKTILEVDPKMLIHEPSSVPNECRLHDKLCRKVYILKVAPTITPELIRAVFSGMEGVVLETYGNGNIPIKRKEIYKEIENAVKNKVLVVNVTQCINGTVIGKPIYETGLLLLECGVVPAYDMTAEAAWAKLAYVLTKTELSYEEKVKLMKTNIRGEMINI from the exons atggtgCAAACTAAGAGAGTGCTTGTTTTATACACCGGTGGCACGTTTGGTATGCTGAAGAATGAGAAAGGAG TGCTGGTACCGCAGAAGGACGTAGAGAACAGAGTGCTCAGGAAACTTCCTCAGCTTCATGACATTGACTACTGGAAAACCCACCTCGCTGGAACTGACCTCAAGGATTACTTAGTTATACCTG ACGGCAAAGACACTGAACttaaagtattatataaaatttacgaaTATGAGGAACTTAAGGACTCTTCAGATTTTACCATGGATGACTGGATCAGACAAGCGCGTGACATAAAG AAATTCTACCATGACTACGATGGTTTCGTGGTGCTGCATGGAACAGACACCACAGCGTACGGCGCGTCCATACTGTCGTTTATGCTGGAGTCTGTTGGCAAGACTGTTGTACTCACGGGAGCACAG gTCCCTATCTTCCAACCGCGTAGTGATGGTAACAACAACTTGTTGTGTGCTGTACTGATCGCCGCCACGCAACGTATTCCCGAAGTTACCGTTTTCTTCGGAGCTAGGCTCTTCAGAGGTTGCAG aGTAAAGAAAGTTTCGAACACTCGTATCTACGCATTCGACTCACCAAACTTCCCAGCGTTGTTAGAAGCGAAGACAATCCTGGAGGTGGACCCGAAGATGTTGATCCACGAGCCGAGCTCCGTGCCCAACGAGTGTCGGCTACACGACAAACTGTGCAGGAAGGTTTACATCCTCAAAGTGGCGCCGACCATCACTCCTGAACTTATCAGAGCGGTGTTCTCCGGAATGGAAG GTGTTGTATTAGAGACATACGGTAACGGCAACATTCCGATCAAGCGTAAGGAGATCTACAAGGAGATAGAGAACGCGGTCAAGAACAAGGTCTTAGTGGTGAACGTCACTCAGTGCATCAACGGCACTGTCATCGGCAAACCTATCTACGAAACTGGACTC ttATTGCTGGAGTGCGGCGTGGTGCCTGCTTACGATATGACAGCAGAAGCAGCTTGGGCCAAACTTGCATACGTGCTCACTAAGACAGAACTCTCCTATGAAGAGAAAGTTAAG TTGATGAAGACAAATATCCGAGGGGAGATGATCAATATATAA